A window of the Butyricimonas virosa genome harbors these coding sequences:
- a CDS encoding RNA polymerase sigma-70 factor, with product MQHNFDITNNGEIVDALIKGDEATFAMVYKSYFISLRNYATSILSDQEAAYEIVQNLFVTLWENRKKLDREKSLRNYLLRGTHNNSLRYLKTHSLHQLHHEQIKQEISEEEQENIINHDPPTDPETQLANILNELPERSKQVVIMSHIENKKSTQIAKELGISVRTVETILYQAMKKLRAKAKK from the coding sequence ATGCAACATAATTTCGACATAACAAACAACGGGGAAATCGTTGATGCGCTTATAAAAGGAGATGAAGCAACTTTTGCCATGGTCTACAAAAGCTACTTCATCTCCTTAAGAAATTATGCCACCTCCATCCTCTCGGATCAAGAAGCTGCTTATGAAATTGTTCAGAATCTTTTTGTCACCCTGTGGGAAAACCGGAAAAAACTAGACCGGGAAAAATCTCTCCGCAACTATCTTCTTCGGGGAACTCACAATAATTCACTACGCTACCTCAAAACCCACTCCCTTCATCAACTGCATCACGAACAGATAAAACAGGAGATAAGCGAAGAAGAACAAGAAAATATCATCAACCACGATCCCCCGACGGATCCCGAAACTCAACTGGCTAACATCCTTAACGAGCTGCCGGAAAGAAGTAAACAAGTGGTCATCATGAGTCATATCGAGAATAAAAAAAGCACGCAAATCGCCAAAGAACTGGGCATTTCTGTCCGGACCGTAGAAACGATTCTTTACCAGGCCATGAAAAAACTTCGGGCAAAAGCAAAAAAATAA
- a CDS encoding RNA polymerase sigma-70 factor, whose translation MEQGKFDVLFNQYYERLVLFAESYVGDLETAEDMVQDVFLSLLSRSDFNEVEYSRSYLYSCVKNGCVDYLRKLKVVDPLDIKLFDAVYYVGDFNLLEQEELIRKVEEEIEKLPEQRREILKMSVYDGMSYPSIAEVTGLSINTVKTHMKKAYQDLRERLYMQHLNLLLPLILLEIKNKHLL comes from the coding sequence ATGGAACAGGGGAAATTCGATGTATTATTTAATCAGTATTACGAACGTTTGGTACTGTTTGCTGAGAGTTATGTGGGAGATTTGGAAACAGCAGAAGATATGGTACAGGATGTCTTCTTGTCTCTTTTGTCACGGTCGGATTTTAATGAAGTCGAATATTCCCGTTCTTATTTGTATAGTTGTGTAAAGAACGGATGTGTGGATTATTTACGAAAGTTGAAAGTTGTAGATCCGTTGGATATAAAATTATTTGATGCTGTTTATTATGTGGGGGATTTTAATCTTTTGGAACAGGAGGAGTTAATTCGGAAAGTGGAAGAAGAGATAGAGAAGTTGCCGGAACAGCGTCGGGAAATACTGAAAATGAGTGTTTATGATGGAATGAGTTATCCTTCGATAGCAGAAGTGACAGGTTTGTCAATCAATACGGTTAAAACACATATGAAAAAGGCATATCAAGATCTGAGGGAGAGACTTTATATGCAACATTTGAATTTACTTTTACCTTTAATCTTGTTAGAAATAAAGAATAAGCATTTATTGTAG
- the menB gene encoding 1,4-dihydroxy-2-naphthoyl-CoA synthase, giving the protein MSKREWSTIKEYEDIRFEFFEGIAKITIDRQEVYNAFRPQTNFEMLDAINICRERSDIGVVVLTGAGDKAFCSGGDQKVKGIGGYIDENGVPRLNVLDLHKAIRSLPKPVIAMVNGYAIGGGHVLHIVCDLTIASENARFGQTGPKVGSFDGGFGSSYLARHVGQKKAREIWFLCRQYTAKEAEEMGMVNKVVPFNQLEDETVDWCKTIMQRSPMAIRMIKRALNAELDGQHGLMEFAGDATLMYYLMEEAQEGKNAFLEKRDPDFKKFPKFP; this is encoded by the coding sequence ATGTCAAAAAGAGAATGGAGTACAATCAAAGAATACGAAGACATTCGATTTGAATTCTTCGAAGGGATAGCTAAAATCACCATTGATCGTCAGGAAGTTTACAACGCTTTCCGCCCGCAAACAAATTTCGAAATGCTGGATGCCATAAATATCTGCCGGGAACGGAGTGACATTGGTGTTGTTGTACTCACGGGAGCCGGGGATAAAGCATTTTGTTCCGGAGGCGACCAGAAAGTGAAAGGAATAGGAGGCTACATTGATGAAAACGGCGTGCCTCGCCTCAACGTGCTCGACCTGCACAAGGCCATCCGTTCTCTCCCGAAACCCGTCATCGCCATGGTAAACGGGTACGCTATCGGTGGAGGCCACGTACTTCACATCGTGTGCGACCTCACGATCGCTTCCGAGAATGCCCGTTTCGGACAAACAGGTCCCAAGGTCGGTAGTTTCGATGGAGGATTCGGTTCCTCCTATCTCGCTCGCCACGTCGGTCAGAAAAAAGCCCGCGAAATCTGGTTCCTCTGTCGTCAGTACACCGCCAAAGAAGCCGAAGAGATGGGGATGGTGAATAAAGTGGTTCCTTTCAACCAACTGGAAGATGAAACCGTGGATTGGTGCAAAACCATCATGCAACGCAGCCCGATGGCTATCCGCATGATCAAGCGGGCATTAAATGCCGAATTGGATGGTCAACACGGATTAATGGAATTCGCCGGAGATGCCACCTTGATGTACTATCTCATGGAAGAGGCACAAGAGGGTAAAAACGCCTTCTTGGAGAAACGAGACCCAGACTTCAAAAAATTCCCGAAATTCCCGTGA
- the menD gene encoding 2-succinyl-5-enolpyruvyl-6-hydroxy-3-cyclohexene-1-carboxylic-acid synthase, producing the protein MEKLHSDIKSVRILICLLVQKGIKEIVLSPGSRNAPLLVSVAREKRLKHHVIVDERSAAFFALGIAQQTGQTVALICTSGTALLNYSPAVAEAYYQGIPLLVISADRPSEWIDQDDSQTIQQQGTLCNFVKKSFQLPTVITCNEDRWHTNRLVNEAINLSQHGRKGPVHINVPLREPLYDFQHESITSERVIKTLKESPSLTAEISQNLREEFFLCPKVMIIAGFHEPDPVLQQHIKLLASLPNVIILTESVTNLSIPLVISTIDRVISTIQPEETETYAPELLITFGGSIVSRMIKAFIREHPPRTHWHIDERPTPPDTYKSMTLHVPMDAPTFFDQLQPAEIKANSLPSSYAHQWHQREEKAVQIHDNYLKCIPWCDLKAFSMLIPALPAGSRLQLGNSTPIRYAQLFRYTQVDRTDANRGTSGIDGCTSTAMGAASTFNGITTLIVGDNSFLYDSNALWIKNCSPSLRIIVIQNGGGGIFRFLAGPSGLEEVEEYFETPHDVDIERFAGVHRFKVYRATDAPSLESVLSEFYQPGQQPAILVVHTPGKINGEILKGYFQALKD; encoded by the coding sequence ATGGAAAAATTACATTCTGATATTAAAAGTGTTCGAATTCTTATCTGTCTACTCGTCCAAAAAGGGATCAAGGAAATCGTTCTGTCACCCGGTTCCCGGAATGCACCTTTACTCGTGTCTGTTGCCCGGGAAAAAAGGTTGAAACATCATGTCATCGTGGATGAACGTTCGGCCGCTTTCTTCGCACTGGGAATAGCACAACAAACCGGACAAACGGTTGCCCTCATCTGTACGTCGGGAACCGCCTTATTGAATTACTCCCCTGCCGTAGCGGAAGCCTATTACCAAGGCATTCCCCTTCTCGTGATCTCGGCAGACCGTCCCTCCGAATGGATAGATCAAGATGATAGCCAAACGATACAACAGCAAGGGACATTATGTAACTTTGTGAAAAAGAGCTTCCAGCTCCCGACAGTCATCACGTGCAACGAGGATCGCTGGCATACCAATCGTTTGGTAAACGAGGCAATCAATTTATCCCAACACGGCCGGAAAGGCCCCGTTCATATCAATGTTCCCTTGAGAGAACCCCTGTACGACTTTCAACACGAATCCATAACCTCTGAACGGGTGATCAAAACTCTGAAAGAATCTCCTTCCTTAACCGCAGAAATCTCTCAAAACCTGCGGGAAGAATTTTTCCTTTGCCCCAAGGTCATGATCATTGCTGGATTTCATGAACCCGACCCGGTTTTGCAACAACACATCAAGCTACTGGCAAGCCTTCCCAACGTGATTATTTTAACGGAAAGCGTAACAAATCTATCCATTCCCCTCGTGATCTCCACGATAGATAGGGTAATCTCCACTATTCAGCCGGAAGAGACAGAGACTTACGCCCCGGAACTACTCATCACGTTCGGGGGATCGATTGTTTCCCGCATGATAAAGGCTTTCATCCGAGAACATCCCCCGCGTACTCATTGGCATATCGACGAACGGCCTACACCTCCCGACACGTACAAGTCCATGACCCTGCACGTCCCAATGGACGCCCCAACATTCTTTGATCAACTCCAACCCGCAGAAATAAAAGCCAATAGCCTGCCATCTAGTTATGCCCACCAATGGCATCAACGGGAAGAAAAAGCTGTACAAATACACGACAACTACTTGAAGTGTATCCCGTGGTGCGATCTGAAAGCCTTCTCCATGCTCATTCCCGCACTTCCCGCCGGAAGTCGTTTACAACTAGGCAACAGCACCCCGATACGTTACGCCCAACTCTTCCGCTACACGCAGGTGGACCGTACCGATGCCAACCGGGGAACAAGTGGCATTGACGGTTGTACTTCGACAGCCATGGGTGCTGCCTCAACATTCAACGGGATTACCACGTTGATCGTGGGGGACAATAGTTTCCTGTATGACTCTAATGCTTTGTGGATCAAGAACTGTTCCCCGTCACTACGAATCATCGTTATCCAAAACGGGGGAGGAGGCATATTCCGCTTTTTGGCAGGCCCTTCTGGCCTAGAAGAAGTCGAGGAGTACTTTGAAACCCCTCACGACGTGGATATAGAACGGTTTGCCGGAGTTCATCGTTTCAAGGTATACCGGGCAACGGATGCCCCCTCGTTAGAATCAGTACTATCAGAATTCTACCAACCGGGACAACAACCAGCCATTCTCGTTGTTCACACACCCGGAAAAATAAACGGAGAAATATTAAAGGGATATTTTCAGGCGTTGAAGGATTAA
- a CDS encoding MFS transporter, protein MNKNRSGYRFLGGWRGLRELLPNNLGAFTQVFASLKSYNFRLYFGGQCISLIGTWMQQIAMSWLVFRLTGSVLLLATVTFMAQIPILVATPYMSVFVDRFNRCKLLVLTQSLSMVQALLMALLTLTGLIQVWHIMILSLLIGLINALDNPTRQSFYPSLVPKDKLSNAIALNSAVINGSRLIGPAVGGVLIGLLGEGICFLLNGISYIAVITALLMMRIAPRRERAVKQKVWEDMRDGFRYVAGNIPIRTLLLLMSAISFFGLPLMTFIPAYVKTILHGESEMLGLLLSCIGVGSFIAALYLAARKSVLGLGKVVMLSGALLGIGLSVMSFVTIPWVAAVLCLPVGFTIIAAVASINTLLQTLSGEDKRGRVMGYMAMSFTGMAPVGSMVLGALEKWIGLQKIILLSGICCFVAALVFEYYRPLVRRHARPIYIEKGIIKEIAIGIDSTEEQQF, encoded by the coding sequence ATGAATAAAAATAGGAGCGGGTATAGGTTTTTGGGTGGTTGGCGGGGGCTTCGGGAGTTATTGCCGAATAACTTAGGGGCTTTCACGCAGGTATTCGCTTCCTTGAAAAGTTATAATTTCCGTCTTTATTTCGGGGGACAATGTATTTCGCTGATCGGGACGTGGATGCAACAGATTGCCATGAGCTGGTTGGTGTTCCGGTTGACCGGATCGGTCCTTCTACTGGCAACCGTTACTTTTATGGCGCAAATCCCGATTCTTGTGGCAACGCCTTACATGAGTGTTTTTGTTGATCGGTTTAATCGGTGTAAATTGTTGGTACTGACACAATCACTGTCTATGGTACAGGCGTTGTTGATGGCCTTGCTCACGTTGACAGGGTTGATACAGGTGTGGCATATCATGATTCTGAGTTTGTTGATCGGTTTGATTAATGCTTTGGATAATCCTACTCGACAATCTTTTTACCCGAGTTTGGTTCCGAAGGATAAGTTGAGTAACGCTATTGCACTGAATTCTGCCGTGATTAACGGTTCTCGTTTGATCGGTCCTGCAGTGGGTGGCGTGTTGATCGGTTTGTTGGGAGAGGGTATTTGTTTCCTGTTGAATGGTATCAGCTATATTGCCGTGATTACTGCCTTGTTGATGATGCGGATAGCACCCAGACGGGAGAGAGCCGTGAAACAAAAGGTGTGGGAAGATATGCGGGATGGTTTCCGGTATGTGGCTGGAAATATTCCAATCCGTACGTTGTTGCTTTTAATGAGTGCGATCAGTTTTTTCGGGTTGCCCTTGATGACGTTTATCCCGGCTTACGTGAAAACGATCCTGCACGGGGAGAGCGAGATGCTAGGGTTACTACTTTCATGTATCGGTGTCGGTTCCTTCATTGCGGCCTTGTATTTGGCTGCCCGGAAAAGTGTACTGGGTTTGGGAAAAGTGGTGATGCTTTCCGGGGCTTTGCTGGGAATCGGGTTATCGGTGATGTCGTTTGTCACGATCCCTTGGGTGGCAGCCGTGTTATGTCTGCCGGTGGGTTTCACGATTATCGCTGCCGTGGCTTCCATCAACACGCTGTTGCAGACCCTTTCCGGCGAGGATAAACGAGGTCGGGTGATGGGATATATGGCAATGTCTTTCACGGGTATGGCTCCCGTGGGAAGTATGGTACTGGGGGCGCTTGAAAAATGGATTGGATTGCAAAAGATTATCCTATTATCCGGAATTTGTTGTTTTGTGGCTGCGCTGGTTTTCGAGTATTATCGTCCCTTGGTGCGTAGACATGCCCGCCCCATTTATATTGAAAAGGGGATTATCAAGGAAATAGCCATTGGGATTGATTCCACGGAGGAACAACAGTTCTGA
- a CDS encoding isochorismate synthase: MIEQTENRLSVAEAQNICLRNNIPFYTYRLPGSREVIFGAQLSNDTRIFKGFEKHRGEKGFVITPFNHSSWSFPFFIKADLSFTDYLTDGEAIRNLQNTVFNTPERIFTKQDCEHFEYLDELRTMIDTLKREGMKKAVLSRTITIPCDSLRLSPAIFEQMKQYHHAFLFFAAIPGKCAWMGASPETFLKYDRNGFFTMALAGTQPVATAKNPPEWGDKDIEEQQIVTDYIQDTLRHFFTRHLEIEGPITLQAGNVFHLCTFFRSDEQLPADQIDELVGQLHPTPAVCGLPKKRAMQIITEIEKRDRGYYAGFLGPLQASGAFDLFVNLRTMEVFDDALRLYVGGGITPLSDPETEWQETCQKADTLLNLIRQMNYGKITF, encoded by the coding sequence ATGATAGAACAAACAGAAAACAGACTCTCGGTTGCAGAAGCGCAGAATATCTGCCTACGGAATAACATCCCGTTTTACACGTACCGTTTACCCGGTTCTCGTGAAGTTATTTTCGGGGCTCAACTCTCCAACGATACCCGAATATTCAAGGGATTCGAAAAACATCGAGGAGAAAAAGGTTTTGTTATCACACCCTTCAATCACTCCTCCTGGAGTTTCCCCTTCTTCATCAAGGCCGATCTTTCATTTACGGACTACCTAACTGACGGAGAGGCGATTCGGAATTTACAAAACACCGTTTTCAATACCCCGGAACGTATTTTCACCAAGCAGGATTGCGAGCATTTTGAGTACTTGGATGAACTGCGCACGATGATCGACACGCTGAAACGGGAAGGGATGAAAAAAGCCGTTCTATCAAGAACCATCACGATTCCCTGCGATTCACTCCGGCTATCGCCAGCAATCTTCGAACAAATGAAACAATACCACCACGCCTTCCTGTTCTTTGCCGCTATTCCGGGTAAATGCGCTTGGATGGGAGCCTCACCGGAAACTTTCCTCAAATACGACAGAAACGGATTCTTCACCATGGCACTAGCAGGAACTCAACCCGTGGCAACAGCAAAAAATCCACCTGAATGGGGAGACAAGGACATCGAGGAACAACAAATCGTGACCGACTACATTCAAGACACGTTAAGACATTTCTTTACCCGCCATCTCGAAATCGAGGGACCAATCACGTTACAGGCCGGGAATGTCTTTCACCTCTGTACCTTTTTCAGAAGTGATGAACAACTCCCAGCCGACCAGATTGACGAACTGGTAGGACAACTTCACCCGACTCCAGCCGTCTGCGGTTTACCCAAAAAGAGAGCCATGCAAATCATCACGGAGATCGAGAAACGGGACCGGGGATATTATGCCGGATTCCTAGGACCATTGCAAGCCTCCGGGGCATTTGACCTGTTCGTTAACCTACGTACCATGGAAGTATTCGATGATGCCCTACGGTTGTATGTCGGAGGTGGTATTACTCCTCTTTCCGACCCGGAAACCGAGTGGCAGGAAACTTGCCAGAAAGCCGATACTTTACTAAACCTCATACGTCAAATGAATTATGGAAAAATTACATTCTGA
- a CDS encoding CD225/dispanin family protein, whose translation MENYFYLNEKNEQKGPISPEELISNGVTKNTLVWKNGMAQWLPAGEVHELAKLFTNETSTPSTPPPFPPTPPQPPVTNNPKPDNWLVWAILSTILCCLPLGIVSIIYATKVDNLWNSGQQEEALKASNMARLFFFLALGGGVLALIIGFISGLASMMIGGGGYY comes from the coding sequence ATGGAAAATTATTTTTACCTGAACGAAAAAAATGAACAAAAAGGCCCGATCTCTCCCGAAGAATTAATCAGCAACGGGGTAACGAAAAACACCCTTGTGTGGAAAAACGGTATGGCTCAATGGCTCCCGGCAGGAGAAGTTCACGAACTTGCGAAATTGTTCACGAACGAAACCTCCACCCCTTCAACACCCCCACCATTCCCTCCCACACCACCCCAACCACCAGTAACCAACAATCCCAAACCGGACAACTGGTTAGTATGGGCAATTTTATCGACCATTTTATGTTGTTTGCCGCTAGGAATTGTCTCCATCATCTACGCCACGAAAGTAGACAATCTTTGGAACTCCGGTCAACAAGAGGAAGCATTAAAAGCTTCTAACATGGCAAGATTATTTTTCTTCCTGGCATTAGGTGGAGGTGTACTCGCCCTGATCATCGGGTTCATCAGCGGATTAGCAAGCATGATGATAGGAGGAGGAGGTTATTATTAA
- a CDS encoding FecR family protein translates to MKTNAGKYLERPIGENEEELLEKIWNSLPPVENDDQMLDENYRNVKQRIHKHTLRRHVIYISSSAAAVCLFILLLFSPESSEKSPVFAQLNDMGVSISEQKVQFMIGDSIVANLNTSAKMNINPNAKTTLQSATGEEIALQEETPLKIYVPAGKRFDLELTDGTHVWLNSDTWLEYPATFASTKERRVKIEGEGFFEVKPDATKPFHVEIPGGESIRVLGTSFNVSAYSDNEENITTLVTGKIEYSLPTRTEAIALLPNEQVRVNKTTKGVTKNEVNTSEFAMWKEGILYFNNEKLPTLAKQLARMYGIEIKVAEKYNDTCFSGMIRYERGIDYITKLLTTTSNITCSIENGIIHLK, encoded by the coding sequence ATGAAAACAAATGCAGGGAAATATTTGGAACGCCCCATTGGGGAGAACGAGGAAGAGTTACTAGAAAAAATATGGAACTCACTTCCCCCCGTGGAAAACGATGATCAAATGTTGGATGAAAACTATCGGAACGTGAAGCAAAGAATACATAAACATACCCTCAGACGCCATGTCATCTACATTTCAAGTAGTGCAGCCGCAGTATGCTTATTTATACTTTTGCTATTCAGCCCCGAATCATCCGAAAAGTCTCCTGTATTTGCACAATTAAATGATATGGGCGTATCTATCAGCGAACAAAAAGTTCAATTCATGATAGGAGATTCCATCGTGGCCAACTTGAACACGTCAGCCAAAATGAATATCAACCCAAATGCGAAGACGACCTTACAATCCGCCACGGGAGAGGAAATTGCCCTACAAGAAGAGACTCCACTCAAGATATACGTCCCCGCTGGAAAGCGTTTCGATCTAGAGCTGACGGACGGCACTCACGTGTGGTTAAATTCGGACACATGGCTCGAATACCCGGCAACATTCGCCTCGACCAAAGAGAGACGGGTAAAAATCGAGGGAGAAGGATTCTTCGAAGTCAAACCGGATGCCACGAAACCCTTTCACGTAGAAATTCCCGGAGGAGAATCCATTCGGGTATTGGGAACCAGTTTCAACGTTTCAGCTTACTCGGATAACGAAGAGAATATCACGACATTGGTTACCGGGAAAATCGAATACTCACTCCCCACACGAACTGAAGCCATCGCCCTCTTACCCAATGAACAAGTACGGGTAAACAAAACAACGAAAGGAGTCACGAAAAACGAGGTAAACACCTCCGAATTCGCCATGTGGAAAGAAGGAATCCTCTATTTCAACAATGAAAAATTACCTACACTGGCAAAACAACTTGCCCGAATGTACGGCATTGAAATAAAAGTAGCAGAAAAATACAACGATACTTGTTTCTCCGGCATGATCCGGTATGAAAGAGGTATTGATTATATCACGAAATTATTAACAACAACAAGTAATATAACGTGTAGCATTGAAAACGGTATCATTCATCTGAAATAA
- a CDS encoding WG repeat-containing protein, whose product MGISYYFMDKANKQVGPLSLDELKQRGITRETPVWREGMPNWVQAKDIPELQAYIVTPKPYINEVQLILILCAIFASILFLLAGRFVSAFVASWFDIYPYVPGIAILIIGVLGIAFSLFYKKRKYLLNTTLVVLPFLLSSLFSIFYYGMLNHAYRFRHDRCIVEKRSGVGVMDKFGLEIIPYIYDNIAPNSYWSPAYYRATYNNQEGVLALNGTEIIPCIYDDIDTWLTTDNFMVKSGKLKGLYTPRGKVIVPCEYTKISRWRETSLIHVKIDDQEGLYSPEGQEILPCQFIICKELNGISLINRGGFSKNGKVQNGIWGAINKEGKIIVPCKYNDITPYAGSERIEADGGYIKDIYDFNGNYLRSEYKW is encoded by the coding sequence ATGGGGATAAGTTATTATTTCATGGACAAGGCCAACAAGCAGGTCGGACCGCTCTCGTTAGATGAACTCAAACAAAGAGGAATCACGCGAGAAACACCCGTGTGGCGTGAAGGTATGCCGAACTGGGTACAGGCAAAAGATATTCCCGAATTACAGGCATATATTGTAACACCGAAACCCTACATCAACGAGGTACAGCTTATTTTGATTTTATGCGCAATCTTTGCCTCCATTTTATTCTTACTCGCAGGTAGATTTGTTTCCGCATTTGTCGCCTCGTGGTTTGACATTTACCCTTATGTCCCGGGAATTGCCATCCTCATCATCGGGGTACTAGGTATCGCCTTTTCCCTGTTTTACAAAAAAAGAAAATACCTACTGAATACAACACTGGTAGTTCTACCCTTTTTACTATCTTCCTTATTTTCCATTTTCTATTATGGAATGCTAAATCATGCCTACCGTTTCCGGCATGATCGCTGTATCGTGGAAAAAAGATCCGGTGTCGGGGTCATGGATAAATTCGGTTTGGAGATCATTCCCTACATATACGATAATATCGCACCCAATAGTTACTGGTCACCCGCTTACTACCGGGCCACCTACAACAATCAAGAAGGTGTACTCGCCCTTAACGGGACTGAAATTATCCCGTGTATATATGATGACATTGATACCTGGCTCACAACCGACAATTTCATGGTTAAATCAGGTAAACTAAAAGGACTATATACCCCAAGAGGAAAAGTAATCGTTCCTTGCGAGTACACGAAAATTTCTCGCTGGCGAGAAACCTCTCTCATCCACGTGAAAATAGATGATCAAGAAGGGCTCTATTCTCCAGAAGGACAAGAGATACTACCCTGTCAATTTATTATCTGTAAAGAATTAAACGGAATATCCTTGATCAATCGAGGAGGATTTTCGAAAAATGGTAAAGTTCAGAATGGAATCTGGGGAGCGATCAACAAAGAGGGCAAAATCATCGTCCCCTGCAAATACAATGACATCACGCCCTACGCCGGTTCTGAACGCATCGAAGCCGACGGGGGATACATCAAGGATATTTACGACTTTAACGGAAATTATTTACGAAGCGAATATAAATGGTAA
- a CDS encoding DUF2752 domain-containing protein, translating into MYSFGHFKKIGLILIILLGIILFFVDPEYSAFIPKCPFRWFTGLDCPACGSQRAIHQLLHLNIKGAFGYNPFLILSFPYLIALVITQWFDPQNRLAQLKRICHHRITVNTYLILIIVWWIARNILPIFRDTPLSIL; encoded by the coding sequence ATGTATTCGTTCGGACATTTTAAGAAAATAGGCCTTATATTAATTATACTACTCGGGATCATCCTCTTTTTCGTTGATCCCGAGTATTCGGCATTCATACCCAAATGCCCTTTCCGTTGGTTCACGGGACTCGATTGTCCGGCATGTGGCAGTCAAAGGGCCATCCATCAGTTATTACACCTGAACATCAAAGGAGCTTTCGGGTATAACCCGTTCCTCATACTCTCCTTTCCCTACTTGATCGCTCTCGTGATCACGCAATGGTTTGATCCCCAAAATCGATTGGCACAATTGAAAAGAATATGCCACCATCGAATAACCGTCAACACGTACTTAATCTTAATCATCGTATGGTGGATTGCCCGGAATATCCTACCGATCTTCCGTGATACACCCCTATCAATCCTATAA